From the Streptomyces sp. Sge12 genome, the window GCGCCTACTTGGCCGGCACCGACGGCTGGAACCCGACCGGCTGATGGGCGTCACGATGCGGACCGGGCCCATGCGTACCGGACCCGGGCGCACCGAACTCGGGCGGACCGGGGCACCCGAACGAGTGCGCGAACGGACTGCTACGCTCCGGCACCTGCCCGAGACTGCCCCCGTCGCACCGAGAGGCCGTACCGAGGCCATGACCGAAGATGAGAGGGCCGCGGACTTCCATGCGTTCTTCGAACGCCACCACGCCGAACTCTCCCGCCTGGCGTACCTGCTGACCGGAGAGGCGGACGCTGCCGACGACCTCGCCGCGGACGCGATGGTCGCGCTCTGGCACCGCTGGGACAGGGCCCGCCGTGCCGACTCCGCGGCCGCCTACGCCCGCGGAATCGTCGCCAACCTCGCCCGCAGCCGGATCCGGAGCACGGTGCGCGAGCGGCGGCGCGTCCTGCTGTTCTGGTCGCACCGCCCGGAGCGGACCGACGGCCCGGACATCGCCGCCGTCATGGACGTACGGGCCGCGCTGGACACGCTGCCCTTCCGCAAACGCGCCTGCGTGGTGCTGCGGCACGCCTTCGACCTCTCGGAGAAGGACACCGCGGCGGCGCTCGGGATATCGGTGGGTACGGTGAAGAGCCAGACCTCGAAGGGGACGGCGGAACTGCAGCGGCTGCTCGGTGCCCG encodes:
- a CDS encoding SigE family RNA polymerase sigma factor, with amino-acid sequence MTEDERAADFHAFFERHHAELSRLAYLLTGEADAADDLAADAMVALWHRWDRARRADSAAAYARGIVANLARSRIRSTVRERRRVLLFWSHRPERTDGPDIAAVMDVRAALDTLPFRKRACVVLRHAFDLSEKDTAAALGISVGTVKSQTSKGTAELQRLLGARAADELVGRGSR